From Euwallacea fornicatus isolate EFF26 chromosome 35, ASM4011564v1, whole genome shotgun sequence, a single genomic window includes:
- the LOC136348878 gene encoding pre-mRNA-splicing factor CWC22 homolog, whose amino-acid sequence MSSMDSEGKEIHSPKRTPTHHTRKSDRKRRHDKSRSHSPSSDCEDSYKKKSKHRSSNKSHHYDDDKRSKRKNDDRYWTKYPRKDDSYIGRRYYDDDLPRGGDRENFSKGRDPEKKAEDAVVKPRERKVTDMITSRTGGAYIPPAKLRMMQAEITEKTSVAFQRLAWEALKKSIHGYINKVNISNIGIIARELLKENIIRGRGLLCKSIIQAQAASPTFTNVYAALVAVINCKFPNIGELLLKRLVLQLKRGFKQNNKMICISASTFVAHLVNQNVAHEILALEILTLLIETPTDDSIEVAIAFLKECGQKLSEVSSRGINAIFEMLRNILHEGKLEKRIQYMIDVIYQIRKDGFKDHAAIIAELDIIEEDDQFTHLIKLDDVKQAETEDILNVFKFDDDYELNEGKYKILSNEILQTDSEGESGSGSESGSEEEEDSEEEGEEGQKEGGTIIDNTETNLIALRRTIYLTIQSSLDFEECAHKLLKMELKPGQEIELCHMFLDCCAEQRTYEKFYGLLSQRFCQINNIYVEPFQQIFKDTYATTHRLDANRLRNVSKFFAHLLFTDAIGWEVLDTMKMNEEDTNSSSRIFIKILFQELAEFMGLEKLNQRLKDPTLQAHFAGLFPRDSPKNTRFSINFFTSIGLGGLTDELREHLKNLPKTLPVLNKEESSSSSSSSSSSSSSEDSSSDLSDSSEDEDSKKKQQQRRKREQNEKSRTSVRQTRGEKLESAETRTKRIKRDNNESRHDRRRRDSTDENREVNRGSRDDRRKDYEWIKSRHEDNISQLKGRRKAFDRPRSRERANVKEGRSRRSKSKDRLSKSEEEKLRKRQRSKEKRK is encoded by the exons ATGTCTAGTATGGATTCAGAAGGCAAAGAAATTCATTCCCCTAAAAGGACCCCCACTCATCACACAAGGAAATCTGATAGGAAGAGGAGGCATGATAAAAGCAGATCTCATTCTCCATCATCTGACTGTGAAGAtagctataaaaaaaagagcaAACACAGGAGCTCCAATAAATCCCATCATTATGACGATGACAAGAGGAGTAAGAGGAAAAATGATGATCGTTACTGGACCAAATACCCTAGAAAGGATGACTCATATATTGGAAGACGATACTATGATGATGACTTGCCTCGTGGTGGCGATAGAGAAAATTTCTCCAAAGGCAGAGATCCAGAAAAGAAGGCGGAAGATGCGGTTGTTAAGCCTCGGGAAAGAAAAGTTACAGATATGATCACATCCCGAACTGGAGGCGCTTATATTCCTCCTGCCAAACTGCGAATGATGCAGGCAGAAATAACTGAGAAGACATCGGTCGCATTTCAAAGACTTGCCTGGGAAGCCTTAAAAAAGTCAATCCATGGATACATTAATAAAGTTAATATATCAAACATTGGAATCATTGCCAGAGAGTtgttgaaagaaaatattattcgaGGCAGGGGTTTGCTGTGCAAATCGATCATCCAGGCTCAAGCAGCATCACCTACATTCACCAACGTCTATGCAGCATTGGTTGCAGTgattaattgtaaatttccaaatatagGAGAATTGCTGCTTAAGCGATTAGTGCTGCAGCTTAAACGGGGCTTTAAGCAAAACAACAAGATGATCTGCATTTCAGCTTCCACGTTTGTAGCTCATTTAGTCAATCAGAATGTAGCCCATGAGATTTTGGCATTGGAAATATTAACGTTGCTTATCGAAACTCCCACTGACGATTCGATAGAAGTTGCTATTGCCTTTTTAAAGGAATGTGGACAGAAATTGTCTGAGGTGTCTAGCAGAG gTATTAATGCCATATTTGAAATGTTGCGGAATATTTTACATGAGGGGAAACTGGAAAAGAGGATCCAATATATGATTGATGTGATATACCAAATAAGGAAAGACGGATTTAAAGATCATGCTGCTATTATTGCCGAACTAGATATAATTGAGGAGGATGATCAATTTACTCATTTGATAAAGTTGGATGATGTAAAACAAGCAGAAACAGAAGACATCCTTA atgttttcaaatttgacgaCGATTATGAACTaaatgaaggaaaatacaaaattttaagtaatgaaattttacaaactgATAGTGAGGGCGAATCAGGGTCAGGGTCAGAGTCAGGTTCTGAGGAAGAGGAAGACAGCGAAGAGGAAGGTGAAGAAGGACAAAAAGAAGGCGGGACAATCATTGACAATACTGAAACGAATTTAATTGCATTAAGACGAACCATATATCTCACCATTCAGTCAAGTTTGGATTTTGAGGAATGCGCTCATAAATTGCTGAAGATGGAGCTTAAACCTGGACAAGAAATTGAGTTATGCCACATGTTTCTTG ATTGCTGCGCTGAACAGAGAACATATGAGAAATTCTACGGACTTCTATCTCAACGGTTTTGTCAAATTAACAACATATATGTGGAACCATTTcagcaaatttttaaggatACATACGCCACCACTCACCGTCTCGATGCCAATAGGCTGAGGAATGTGAGCAAGTTTTTTGCTCATTTACTATTTACAGACGCTATCGGGTGGGAAGTTCTGGACACTATGAAAATGAACGAAGAGGACACCAACAGCTCTAGcagaatatttattaaaattctgtTTCAAGAGCTGGCTGAGTTTATGGGCTTGGAGAAACTGAATCAGAGGCTGAAGGATCC AACTCTCCAAGCACATTTTGCTGGCCTATTTCCCAGGGATAGCCCCAAGAACACACGGTTctcgattaattttttcacctCCATCGGTCTGGGTGGGTTGACGGATGAGTTACGTGAACATCTAAAAAATTTGCCCAAAACTCTGCCTGTTCTCAATAAAGAAGAGAGTAGTTCCAGCTCGTCCAGTTCAAGTTCTTCTAGTTCCAGTGAAGACAGCAGTTCTG ATTTAAGTGATTCTTCTGAAGACGAGGATTCAAAAAAGAAGCAACAACAAAGACGGAAAAGAGAACAAAATGAGAAGTCAAGAACCAGTGTACGCCAAACCAGAGGCGAAAAACTAGAGTCAGCAGAGACGAGGACAAAGCGCATTAAGAGGGACAATAATGAATCACGTCATGATAGACGTCGACGGGATTCTACAGATGAAAATCGGGAAGTGAATCGCGGATCTCGAGATGATAGGAGAAAAGACTATGAGTGGATTAAGAGCCGACATGAGGATAATATTAGCCAATTGAAAGGTAGAAGGAAAGCTTTTGATAGACCTAGATCTAGGGAGAGGGCAAATGTGAAAGAAGGGAGGTcacggaggtccaaatctaAAGACAGATTGTCGAAAAGtgaagaggaaaaattaaggaaaaggCAAAGGAGTAAAGAAAAGCGGAAATAG